The Desmonostoc muscorum LEGE 12446 genome includes a region encoding these proteins:
- the purC gene encoding phosphoribosylaminoimidazolesuccinocarboxamide synthase has protein sequence MSVNSKLYEGKAKILYATDDPEVLLADFKDDATAFNAQKRGSIQGKGEINCSISSQLFKQLEANGIKTHFIDSPAPNQMRVRAVKILPLEVVIRNIAAGSLSQQTGLPVGTILKQPLVEFYYKNDELGDPLLTRDRLYLLELATPEQVDAITHLALQINEFLSGFWQRCGITLVDFKLEFGLDSQQQLLLADEISPDTCRLWDTAEQDSNRRVMDKDRFRRDLGNVEGAYQEVLQRVLKAVENNN, from the coding sequence ATGTCTGTTAATTCCAAACTATACGAAGGCAAAGCTAAAATTCTCTATGCAACGGACGATCCGGAAGTCTTGTTAGCTGATTTCAAGGATGATGCCACGGCGTTTAACGCCCAAAAGCGTGGCAGTATTCAAGGAAAAGGAGAAATTAATTGTAGCATTTCGAGCCAGCTTTTTAAACAGTTGGAGGCAAATGGTATAAAGACTCACTTTATCGACAGCCCTGCCCCGAATCAGATGCGGGTGAGAGCAGTCAAGATTTTGCCTTTAGAAGTAGTGATTAGAAATATTGCTGCTGGCAGTCTGTCTCAGCAAACAGGGTTGCCAGTGGGTACAATTCTGAAACAGCCTTTGGTTGAGTTTTATTACAAAAACGACGAATTAGGAGATCCTTTGTTGACACGCGATCGCCTGTACCTGCTAGAACTAGCCACGCCGGAACAAGTGGACGCAATTACACATCTAGCATTGCAAATCAACGAGTTTCTCAGTGGCTTTTGGCAGCGGTGCGGCATTACCCTAGTAGACTTCAAACTAGAATTTGGTTTGGACTCACAACAGCAGTTGCTCTTGGCAGATGAAATTAGCCCCGACACCTGCCGTTTGTGGGATACCGCAGAACAAGACTCAAACCGTCGGGTAATGGACAAAGACCGCTTTCGCAGGGACTTAGGAAATGTAGAGGGTGCTTACCAGGAGGTTTTACAGCGAGTGCTAAAAGCAGTAGAGAATAATAATTAA
- a CDS encoding BamA/TamA family outer membrane protein: MRLYPVLLTAVAIAVPLGGSPSANAQTANSSKQTTEVLTLETNQQPEKDTGQANSGNSLESRPNATEVAEAEHLQSRVVAVFPGKKTKAIATPEVIVPTSTTPTAAQTLSNGNLAQQPSPAPDIPPPDIQQPTPLPTPETTPVPENVDPPATEPVLPTTPEDTQQPSSTPDIPLPDSQQRTPAPAPAPGTTPENTQPGAAPEATDPRVLVSEVLIRSQTGQLSPELEEQVYRVIRTQPGRTTTRSQLQEDINAIFGTGFFSNVQATPEDTPLGVRVSFVVQPNPVLSKVEVQANPGTGVASVLPPSTVDEVFREQYGKILNLRDLQEGIKQLNKRYQDQGYVLANVIGAPQVSENGVVTLQVAEGVVENIRVRFRNKDGQETDEKGQPIRGRTQEYIITREVELKPGQVFNRNTVQRDLQRVYGLGLFEDVNVSLDPGTDPSKVDVVVNVAERSSGSIAAGAGISSASGLFGTVSYQQQNLNGRNQKLGAEVQVGERELLFDLRFTDPWIAGDPYRTSYTTNLFRRSSISLVFDGQDREIRTFNPDDRINDTDAQDRPRIVRLGGGVTFTRPLSSNPYKSSVWTASAGLQYQRVTSEDADGNRRTEAALFDDDGNPILNQAGQLITTQLTESGTGQDDLLLLQLGAQRDLRNNPLQPTSGSYLRFGIDQSVPIGEGNILLTRLRGSYSQYIPVQLIRLSKGAQTLAFNLQAGTVLGDLPPYEAFTIGGSNSVRGYEEGALSSGRSYVQASVEYRFPVFSVVSGALFFDIGSDLGTTTPAADLLEKNGTGYGYGLGVRVQSPLGPIRIDYGINDDGDSRINFGIGERF; the protein is encoded by the coding sequence ATGCGTTTATATCCAGTATTGCTGACAGCAGTAGCAATTGCAGTGCCTTTGGGCGGCTCACCGAGTGCAAATGCACAAACCGCCAACAGTTCAAAACAGACAACAGAAGTTTTGACACTAGAAACAAATCAGCAGCCAGAAAAAGATACTGGTCAGGCTAACTCTGGTAATAGTCTAGAATCTCGACCCAATGCCACAGAGGTTGCAGAGGCTGAACATCTCCAGTCTCGTGTTGTGGCAGTTTTCCCTGGCAAAAAAACAAAAGCGATCGCCACACCAGAGGTAATAGTGCCAACCTCCACAACACCAACAGCGGCACAAACCCTAAGTAATGGCAATCTTGCTCAACAGCCATCTCCTGCTCCAGACATTCCACCCCCAGATATTCAGCAACCAACGCCTTTGCCAACACCTGAGACTACTCCAGTCCCAGAGAATGTCGATCCCCCTGCAACAGAACCTGTATTACCCACAACTCCCGAAGATACTCAACAACCATCTTCCACTCCCGACATTCCCCTGCCAGATAGTCAACAACGAACACCAGCCCCAGCCCCAGCCCCAGGAACTACTCCGGAAAATACACAACCCGGCGCAGCCCCAGAAGCTACCGATCCCCGCGTACTGGTATCGGAAGTACTGATTAGATCCCAGACTGGGCAACTATCCCCAGAATTGGAAGAACAAGTTTACAGAGTCATTCGTACCCAACCAGGACGAACCACAACCCGTAGCCAACTGCAAGAAGATATTAACGCCATCTTTGGTACTGGCTTCTTCTCGAATGTCCAAGCAACCCCAGAAGACACCCCCCTGGGAGTACGGGTGAGCTTTGTTGTACAGCCCAACCCAGTTTTAAGTAAAGTAGAAGTGCAAGCTAATCCTGGAACTGGCGTTGCCTCGGTACTACCACCCAGCACTGTAGATGAAGTATTTCGTGAGCAGTATGGTAAAATTTTAAACCTGCGTGACTTGCAGGAAGGAATCAAGCAGTTAAACAAGCGCTATCAAGACCAAGGTTACGTACTAGCCAACGTCATTGGAGCGCCCCAAGTCTCTGAAAACGGAGTTGTTACCCTACAAGTAGCAGAAGGGGTAGTGGAAAACATTCGAGTCCGGTTCCGCAATAAAGACGGTCAGGAAACAGACGAGAAAGGACAACCAATTCGGGGACGCACGCAAGAATACATCATTACACGGGAAGTAGAATTAAAGCCAGGACAGGTATTCAACCGCAACACAGTCCAAAGAGATCTACAACGCGTGTATGGGCTAGGACTGTTTGAGGATGTGAATGTCTCCCTTGACCCTGGTACTGACCCCAGCAAGGTGGATGTAGTAGTGAATGTGGCTGAACGTAGCAGCGGTTCTATTGCCGCTGGGGCAGGGATTAGTTCTGCTAGCGGACTTTTTGGTACAGTCAGCTATCAACAGCAAAACCTGAATGGCAGAAACCAAAAACTGGGAGCAGAAGTACAGGTGGGAGAAAGGGAACTGCTGTTTGACCTGCGGTTTACCGACCCCTGGATTGCCGGAGATCCTTACCGGACTTCCTACACAACTAATCTTTTTCGCCGCAGTTCCATTTCGTTGGTTTTTGATGGCCAAGATCGGGAGATTAGGACGTTTAACCCGGATGATCGCATAAATGATACAGATGCTCAGGATCGCCCCCGTATTGTCCGTCTGGGTGGCGGTGTCACTTTTACGCGTCCCCTATCCTCCAATCCCTACAAAAGTTCAGTTTGGACTGCCTCAGCAGGTTTACAGTATCAACGAGTTACCAGTGAAGATGCTGATGGCAACCGGAGAACAGAGGCGGCACTATTCGATGACGATGGAAATCCCATTCTTAATCAGGCCGGACAGCTAATCACCACTCAATTAACTGAGTCTGGTACAGGTCAAGACGATTTATTACTATTACAACTGGGGGCACAGCGGGATCTTCGTAATAATCCCCTCCAACCCACTAGCGGTTCTTATCTCCGCTTCGGGATCGATCAGTCAGTACCCATAGGAGAAGGTAATATTTTACTTACCAGATTACGTGGTAGCTACAGTCAATATATCCCCGTCCAATTAATTCGTCTTAGCAAAGGGGCACAAACCCTAGCATTTAATCTGCAAGCAGGAACTGTCCTTGGTGACTTGCCCCCCTACGAAGCCTTTACCATTGGCGGTAGCAACTCGGTTCGGGGTTACGAAGAAGGAGCATTAAGCAGTGGACGCAGTTATGTGCAAGCATCAGTTGAGTATCGGT